Proteins co-encoded in one Erinaceus europaeus chromosome 2, mEriEur2.1, whole genome shotgun sequence genomic window:
- the LOC107522223 gene encoding defensin alpha 5-like, translated as MRILALFTVLLFLTLHGQSQPLGESIDQVQTVDHQGTETKDQTPMTDDENTSMDQIDAEGTGMTISFEVDEHLAQDTAGQGKAAACYCRRARCQFLERLSGWCRIGGLPFNFCCR; from the exons ATGAGGATCTTGGCCCTGTTCACTGTTCTTCTCTTCCTCACCCTCCATGGGCAATCTCAACCCCTTGGAGAGTCCATTGACCAAGTGCAAACAGTAGatcaccaggggacagagacaaAGGACCAGACTCCCATGACAGATGATGAGAACACCTCCATGGACCAAATAGATGCTGAAGGCACAGGCATGACCATCTCCTTTGAAGTTGATGAACATCTTGCTCAAGACACTGCAG GCCAAGGGAAAGCAGCTGCCTGCTACTGCAGACGTGCAAGGTGCCAGTTCTTGGAGCGTCTCAGTGGGTGGTGTCGAATTGGTGGTCTCCCGTTCAACTTTTGCTGTAGATGA